tgttgttgttgttgttgttgttgttgttgttgttgttgttgttgttgttgttgttgttgttgttgttgttgttgttattattattattattattattattattacctccAGTAGAAAtgcttactaaaaaaaaataaaaaattacataatCTACTAAACAGCATGTAATATTAaaggccaaatgtgaagtaaggttggccaaccatgtttttgagtaataccaatggctaaaccattgtcagcatattttcgttgttttttttaatgcaaccctttcaggttcttagtttaacccatagcaacgcccttgacaacgaaaatgcttttcttcgacaatcttcggaaattttcggaaatgacgtcacaccgggaagttGCGAGAGAAGTCGGTCATTGAACTGCATTGTTTGCATTGCTACTCGGTAAGATGACTCGACGATGTGTGGCGATGTATTGTTCTCaagctaaagaaaagttgtacGAGTGGCCAAAAGATAACAGGGCACGTAAATGGACAACTTTCGTTCGCGCGAAGCGAATGAATTTCACGCCATCGTCGAAGAGTGTTCTGTGTTACAAACACTTCGAAGATGCCTGCTTCCTCAACCAGTCTGCTTATGATAAAGGATTTGCAAAAAAGTAagtgattacaattattttgaaaacacgTGGAATTTTTGGATAGATCACTGATGACTTTGACAAAGCAGAGCTTCCAACAGTTGTGGAATGAACAGTAGAAGCTAGCGACGTTAACCGAAAGCTAACGTCTCGGTGCTTTTCAGATCAACGATGAGTAATAATGGCAGTGAGACAAATTGTTCTGGAAGTAAATTTCAATAGGTTGGCAGCATTGCTTTGTTGATGAAAGAACATAACACGTCCTTTTGAAAAACTGCCAATCATATGTCAATCGTACTgcattttatgagtcattaaataattaaatatttggtaaggcagggttagatgaaatgtgatagtattttttttaattatatatttaaatgctGGTTGGTTTTATAGGTTTTATGAGCGAAGCATATTTTTAGTGTCTCCTTATGTTTCTGCAGGTTATTGCTCAATGCAACTGCTGTCCCAACAATTCACTTGCCTCCACAAGACCAGCAGCAGATTCAAAATCCACCTGCCCAGCGTGCAGCAGCAGCTAACCGAGAAAGGAAGCGAGCCGTAGCTGAGGCTATCACCTCTGCAGCTGCCTCTGAACAAGAAATGGCTGATTACGAGGGTCAGTTATTGCAGGATCAATCCTGTTCTAACAGCGAAGATGATGAAGTTATGCCACCACATAATGTGGATAAAAGTAAGTTAGGTGGAGTTGTTTTAGTCACTATGTACTTGCATGATTCAAATGTGTTGGATGGCCGTGATACAGACATTGAAATGGTGGTCACTGAAACAATGACTGCCATTAGTGATAATCATATACATACGTTGattataaaacatgtttatcttttcaatttgttCAGTGATGCAGACATTGAAGTATTGTCCTCCATGTGAGAAATGCAAGAAGAGGGCAAATTACCGGTCCATTGGTATACAATGCAACTTGGGCCAAACAGAACCCAAAAGGAAAAAAGCCTGTATGTCACTGGTTGACACAGATAGTGAAGAGGAGAGTGACATGGAAAGGGACGGTCAACACATAGAAATATTGTCATACCTTGTATCTGTAGAACAACCAAACATCTGTAACACGCCAACTAACATTTATAACTAATTAAGgaaatgaaattcatttgaaggtaccgaagtcaatgtcgcagtggtggaactcctgacaaagaccatgtttgtcaacgatgtcatgaagatgtctcacctcggacagaccagtggtgtggaagcttttcacagtgtggtgaatcactttgccccaaagatgtacaacttttcgtacaaaggaatgaaaaacaggtgcgtttaagaaaactttgatatgtatgaaatggagactatagtgatgaggggggaaagtaacgtaatgaagcacttgctttgaggctcctctagatggtgctcatggcttaaacataacagctagtgcaatggaaatttattaaatttccactgcatctgttcaaccaaaaatgccatctcaaagaatcgagaaaaaataaaataaaatatatatatatatattgtgcttcttcaagtgtgatttgtccatgactagtagaacataaggatgaaatgtagaactttgagatataaagctatttcatcacaatgtgacaatttgttaataaggcaatttttgttcaattccagaatcattctcgctgctatgcattataatgaaaatgctgggagaccacagaaagtgacgaaggaaggaatacactcctactgcatcgtttatcccaaatataagagtggtggctattctctgagaaagatattggtggatgcaacttatggtaagttatgaaacaaaaacaattccaggcaGATGCATTACTTAGTGTAAGTATGTATGTCGcccaaatatttatcatcccaatttttttttctttttttgcagactATGTGAATGACTGCCTTTCAGAGGTGATGAAA
This genomic window from Festucalex cinctus isolate MCC-2025b chromosome 20, RoL_Fcin_1.0, whole genome shotgun sequence contains:
- the LOC144009817 gene encoding uncharacterized protein LOC144009817 — protein: MTRRCVAMYCSQAKEKLYEWPKDNRARKWTTFVRAKRMNFTPSSKSVLCYKHFEDACFLNQSAYDKGFAKKLLLNATAVPTIHLPPQDQQQIQNPPAQRAAAANRERKRAVAEAITSAAASEQEMADYEGQLLQDQSCSNSEDDEVMPPHNVDKMMQTLKYCPPCEKCKKRANYRSIGIQCNLGQTEPKRKKACTEVNVAVVELLTKTMFVNDVMKMSHLGQTSGVEAFHSVVNHFAPKMYNFSYKGMKNRIILAAMHYNENAGRPQKVTKEGIHSYCIVYPKYKSGGYSLRKILVDATYDYVNDCLSEVMKLIDIPNKYRTGDVVVDPQFLTAAVNRPEKSNVIAEHHTRFLRK